The DNA sequence TGAGATGTTTCGTTTAATTTGTAAAAGGCCAGCGCTTTTTTGAGGTCTTCCATCAACTCCGTTTGTTCCTCCCTTATCCTCGACAACATGGTTATTTGTTCCATCAACTCCTTGGAAGATCTCTCGACTTCCTCGGCCTGCATCTGTCCCCGAGTAACTTTGTTGAGTATATCCTCCATGGCGGAGGCGATTTCCTCGGCTGAAGCAGCCTGTTCTTCCGCGACTGCCGCAATTGACTGAATACCCTCGCTTATGCCCTTGACCTGTTCGGTAATGCTTTGGATCTGGGCACTGGTCTCCTGCGACGAGGCCACAGCCTCCTCTATAAGGCCTACTGTTTCGTTGACCTCCCTATTTGCATCCTTGGCCCTTTGTTCTATATCTCCGATCACATCTTGAACCTTCTTAGCAGCCTCGGCTGAGGCTTCGGCTAACTTTCTGACCTCCTCGGCAACGACGGCAAAACCCCTTCCGGCCTCGCCTGCCCTGGCCGCCTCTATGGCGGCATTGAGCGCGAGCAAGTTCGTCTGATCGGCAATGCTGGTTATGGTATCGACGAACTGGGTTATGCCCCTTATGGCGGAATCAAGAGAGGAGATGGCTTCCTTTATACGTTCTCCTGATTCGCCCAATCCGTTGATCTTGGCAACGGTTTCAAATACAGCTTCACTTCCTGCCCTTACGCTTTCATTTACGGCGCTTGACCTTTCGCTCAATTCCGTAGTTATCTTGGCCGTATTTTGAGCTCCGGAGGCCACTTCCTCCACTCCGGCATTGGTCTCCTCGACTGCTGAGGATACCGACGCTATGACCGAGACTATCTCCCTGGAGGCTTCCAAGCTGTTGTTGCTCGAGACCTCAATCTTGCTTTCTATCTGCCTTAGGTCCTTATCCCTTTCCTCGAGCCTGCTGTAAAGCTCGTTACACCTTTCGACGAGATCTTTGAAGGATTGTCTTATGCGCTCGAAGGCGCCCATGATCGCTGTAACTTCGTCTTTGCTGTCCATGTCGCCCTTAACCGCCACCGAAAGGTCTCCGCCAGCTATTGAGTTTGCTACACCCAACATAGTCCTAAAGGGAGCTAGCAACTTGCCCAGCAAAAAGACCATTAGCAGCAATCCGGCCACAAGGACGGGCAATCCGTACATGATCA is a window from the Acetomicrobium flavidum genome containing:
- a CDS encoding methyl-accepting chemotaxis protein, with amino-acid sequence MSNSSTGGGVSLRYKILLASGVITLAVVVAVFCGSYFAAKGRLVRSMSEQMDSFSKSLRDTIDLELTLFQDRCLSNLSVAMSQLPGDRIMESVNKVKIGERELPTLFIMGIGSGLKQITGSNDIVDQLAEQLNGQFLIYQIYKDESGEKACLVSTTFKDSKELVLGAEMDPNSPIYQTAIRAEGIYRGFQSIDGVQYYVSYRQIKDAGGTPLLLLGTAVSVEPVMDYVKKVAFTQGSFAFAIDDEGKIIVHPSIESGTPASQALPGFWESYSKVSQSLSKEAGHLNFKYALPSGESYLVSLFEVGGLGWKVALNVPGSYVLAPVAAMRNAMIMYGLPVLVAGLLLMVFLLGKLLAPFRTMLGVANSIAGGDLSVAVKGDMDSKDEVTAIMGAFERIRQSFKDLVERCNELYSRLEERDKDLRQIESKIEVSSNNSLEASREIVSVIASVSSAVEETNAGVEEVASGAQNTAKITTELSERSSAVNESVRAGSEAVFETVAKINGLGESGERIKEAISSLDSAIRGITQFVDTITSIADQTNLLALNAAIEAARAGEAGRGFAVVAEEVRKLAEASAEAAKKVQDVIGDIEQRAKDANREVNETVGLIEEAVASSQETSAQIQSITEQVKGISEGIQSIAAVAEEQAASAEEIASAMEDILNKVTRGQMQAEEVERSSKELMEQITMLSRIREEQTELMEDLKKALAFYKLNETSQKAGLVPLQ